The Chloroflexota bacterium genome has a window encoding:
- a CDS encoding GGDEF domain-containing protein — translation MSAADRSAASTPFAVLAHGADLLAHGQDSDDSLAALLAAAREALGGPVMSMFAQDPDRGGLQLVAAVGLDEASLAALVSAVTDPSHPISRAADERATSFDVPPVGSGGPALRSHLPLAVSRDGIEVTLGVLAVAHDRPLGADARGLLRAVADLAAIAIDRARLGSLAAERSEWFERMAHTDPLTGLANGRTFGRVLELELARAGRQDSEVSVAIFDVDGFEAINAELGREAGDDVLRAVAAVLAESVRLVDTVARYGGDEFVVVAPGSAGVTVAQRVLDGIARLDPIAGRTATVSAGVARFPVDGTTSEELLGAAEAAVGRARNTGRGTLATAAAASG, via the coding sequence GTGTCCGCCGCCGACCGCTCCGCCGCGTCCACGCCGTTCGCCGTCCTCGCCCACGGCGCCGATCTCCTCGCTCACGGTCAGGATTCCGACGACAGCCTGGCCGCCCTGCTCGCCGCCGCACGTGAGGCGCTCGGCGGCCCGGTGATGAGCATGTTCGCCCAGGATCCGGACCGCGGCGGACTCCAGCTCGTGGCCGCCGTGGGCCTCGACGAGGCCTCCCTCGCAGCCCTCGTCAGCGCGGTCACCGATCCGAGCCATCCGATCAGTCGGGCGGCCGACGAGCGAGCAACCTCGTTCGACGTCCCGCCGGTCGGGTCCGGTGGCCCTGCGCTCCGGAGCCACCTGCCGTTGGCCGTCAGCCGCGACGGGATCGAAGTGACGCTCGGTGTCCTGGCCGTCGCCCACGACCGCCCGCTCGGCGCGGATGCCCGCGGACTCCTCCGCGCGGTCGCCGACCTTGCCGCGATCGCGATCGACCGGGCCCGCCTCGGCTCGCTCGCTGCCGAACGGTCCGAGTGGTTCGAACGGATGGCGCACACGGATCCGCTCACCGGCCTCGCGAACGGCCGCACGTTCGGGCGCGTCCTCGAGCTCGAGCTGGCTCGCGCCGGCCGTCAGGACAGCGAGGTCTCCGTCGCGATCTTCGACGTCGACGGGTTCGAGGCCATCAACGCCGAGCTCGGTCGGGAGGCCGGCGACGACGTCCTGCGGGCCGTCGCGGCGGTCCTCGCGGAGTCCGTCCGGCTCGTCGACACGGTGGCCCGCTACGGCGGCGACGAGTTCGTCGTGGTGGCACCCGGGTCGGCGGGCGTCACGGTCGCCCAGCGCGTCCTCGATGGGATCGCCCGGCTCGACCCGATCGCCGGTCGTACGGCGACCGTCTCCGCCGGCGTCGCCCGCTTCCCGGTCGACGGGACCACGTCGGAGGAACTCCTCGGGGCCGCCGAGGCGGCTGTGGGCCGGGCGCGGAACACCGGGCGCGGCACGCTCGCGACGGCGGCCGCCGCGTCGGGCTAG
- a CDS encoding ester cyclase, whose protein sequence is MTDRGSIRGRLARRFDPAELRQIKRLWVRHSIAEDRRDIDGLVATLAPDCVYELIPTGQRWDGHDGARAFYSELFAAFPDNAFALSEIVVGPQGVFEVATLTATNLGPWAGVPPSGLPIRMTVLILFPWDPATERFGGERIWLDRGP, encoded by the coding sequence GTGACGGACCGCGGATCGATCCGGGGGCGCCTCGCGCGTCGATTCGACCCTGCCGAGCTCCGCCAGATCAAGCGTCTCTGGGTACGCCACTCGATCGCCGAGGATCGGCGCGACATCGACGGTCTCGTCGCCACGCTCGCCCCGGATTGTGTCTACGAGCTCATCCCGACCGGCCAGCGCTGGGACGGCCACGACGGTGCCCGGGCGTTCTACTCGGAGCTGTTCGCCGCCTTCCCGGACAACGCCTTCGCCCTGAGCGAGATCGTCGTCGGGCCGCAGGGCGTCTTCGAGGTCGCGACCCTCACCGCGACGAACCTCGGACCGTGGGCGGGCGTACCGCCGAGCGGCCTGCCGATCCGCATGACCGTCCTCATCCTCTTCCCCTGGGATCCCGCCACGGAACGCTTCGGCGGGGAGCGGATCTGGCTCGACCGGGGTCCGTGA
- a CDS encoding sigma-70 family RNA polymerase sigma factor, with protein sequence MAYSIALRITADATLAEDVVQEAYLGAWRNAARYVEGRGSVKTWLLSIVHHRAVDAIRRRRPTIELPDREDIPPPGLTLPDIWSDVAANLDREAVRAALGTLSAVQREAIELAYFGGLTQQEIAARTDTPLGTVKSRMRLGLLAMRRVLVVEEPRMGDAP encoded by the coding sequence ATGGCCTACTCGATCGCCCTGCGCATCACCGCCGACGCCACCCTCGCCGAAGACGTCGTGCAGGAGGCGTACCTCGGCGCGTGGCGAAACGCCGCCCGGTATGTCGAGGGTCGGGGCAGCGTGAAGACCTGGCTCCTGTCGATCGTCCACCATCGCGCGGTGGATGCGATCCGCCGTCGGCGCCCCACCATCGAGCTGCCGGATCGCGAGGACATCCCGCCGCCCGGCCTCACACTGCCGGACATCTGGTCGGACGTCGCCGCGAACCTTGATCGGGAGGCGGTTCGGGCGGCCCTCGGGACGCTGAGCGCGGTCCAGCGCGAGGCGATCGAGCTCGCCTACTTCGGTGGCCTCACGCAGCAGGAGATCGCGGCCCGCACGGACACGCCGCTCGGGACCGTGAAGAGCCGGATGCGCCTCGGCCTCCTCGCCATGCGTCGAGTCCTCGTCGTCGAGGAGCCGCGAATGGGGGATGCCCCATGA
- the pdxT gene encoding pyridoxal 5'-phosphate synthase glutaminase subunit PdxT: MKIGVLAVQGAFIEHVRTFRSIGVEPVEVRQPDDLDGLSGLVLPGGESTAMRRLIERWDLRAPILRLAESGAPLFGTCAGMILLAREIDGADPPVLSLLDVTVTRNAFGRQLDSFETDLDVPVLGDQPVHGIFIRAPVIVRTGPAVDILAILPDGRIVAVRERNVIATAFHPELAGETRFHRLVATMAAEHDDPGEGSGRRHHPTRRTATFR; encoded by the coding sequence ATGAAGATCGGAGTCCTGGCCGTCCAGGGTGCCTTCATCGAGCATGTCCGGACCTTCCGCTCGATCGGCGTCGAGCCCGTGGAGGTCCGTCAGCCCGACGACCTCGACGGCCTGAGCGGGCTCGTCCTGCCGGGCGGCGAGAGCACGGCGATGCGCCGACTCATCGAGCGCTGGGATCTTCGCGCGCCGATCCTTCGGCTCGCGGAGAGCGGCGCACCGTTGTTCGGCACGTGCGCCGGAATGATCCTCCTCGCCCGGGAGATCGACGGCGCCGACCCGCCCGTCCTGTCGCTCCTCGACGTCACCGTGACCCGCAACGCGTTCGGTCGCCAGCTGGACTCGTTCGAGACGGACCTCGACGTCCCGGTCCTCGGCGATCAGCCCGTCCACGGCATCTTCATCCGGGCTCCGGTCATCGTCCGGACCGGGCCGGCGGTGGACATCCTCGCCATCCTTCCGGACGGTCGCATCGTCGCGGTGCGCGAACGGAACGTCATCGCCACGGCGTTCCATCCGGAGCTCGCCGGCGAGACGCGCTTCCACCGTCTTGTCGCCACCATGGCCGCCGAGCATGACGATCCGGGCGAGGGGAGTGGCCGGCGCCACCATCCGACACGCCGCACGGCCACCTTCCGATGA
- a CDS encoding NAD(P)/FAD-dependent oxidoreductase, translating to MNGDRAPDVVVVGSGPNGLAAAITLARAGRSVVVYEAAATPGGGTRSAALTLPGYVHDVCSAIHGVALASPFLRTVDLAARGVTWIQPDAPAAHPFDDGRAAILERDVRATADGLDALGGSDGRAWRRLFEPLVTSAERLLPELLGPVRHAPRPGGVLPLLRFGPPALLPARRLAATAFRGDAARALFGGLAAHSMVALDRAATASFGLVLGTVAHAYGWPMARGGSGAIADALVAELRSLGGEVVTDRRIASLAELPPARAIVLDVTPRQVVAIAGERLPAGYRRRLERFRYGPGIFKLDWALEGPIPWTDPAVSRAATVHLGGRLEEIRSAEADVAAGRHPDRPYVLLVQHTLFDPSRAPAGKHTAWAYCHVPNGSTVDMTDRIESQIERFAPGFRGLVLARSARDSRTMEEYDENTVGGDINGGLQDLGQLIFRPTPRLDPYATPVRGLYLCSSSTPPGGGVHGMSGYHAARSVLRREFR from the coding sequence ATGAACGGCGATCGCGCCCCCGATGTCGTCGTGGTCGGCTCGGGCCCGAACGGTCTGGCGGCTGCGATCACCCTCGCCCGGGCGGGCCGCTCGGTCGTGGTCTACGAGGCGGCGGCGACGCCCGGCGGCGGGACGCGCTCGGCGGCGCTCACGCTCCCCGGCTACGTCCACGACGTCTGCTCGGCGATCCACGGGGTGGCCCTCGCGTCGCCGTTCCTCCGGACCGTCGACCTCGCCGCCCGCGGCGTCACGTGGATCCAGCCGGATGCGCCCGCCGCGCACCCGTTCGACGACGGCCGGGCGGCGATCCTCGAGCGGGACGTTCGCGCCACCGCAGACGGGCTCGACGCGCTCGGCGGTTCGGACGGCCGGGCCTGGCGCCGGCTCTTTGAGCCGCTCGTCACCTCGGCTGAGCGACTCCTCCCCGAGCTCCTCGGACCGGTCCGCCACGCCCCTCGACCGGGCGGCGTGCTGCCACTCCTGCGGTTCGGTCCGCCGGCTCTTCTGCCGGCGCGGCGACTCGCGGCGACGGCCTTCCGCGGCGATGCCGCGCGCGCCCTCTTCGGAGGATTGGCCGCCCACTCGATGGTCGCCCTTGACCGTGCGGCCACGGCAAGCTTCGGGCTCGTCCTCGGGACCGTCGCCCACGCCTACGGCTGGCCGATGGCGCGGGGTGGGTCGGGTGCCATCGCCGACGCCCTCGTCGCCGAGCTCCGCTCGCTGGGCGGAGAGGTCGTCACGGATCGGCGGATCGCCTCACTCGCCGAGCTGCCGCCGGCGCGGGCGATCGTCCTCGACGTCACCCCGCGTCAGGTCGTCGCGATCGCCGGCGAGCGGCTGCCGGCCGGCTACCGACGTCGTCTGGAGCGCTTCCGCTACGGCCCCGGGATCTTCAAGCTCGACTGGGCGCTCGAGGGGCCGATCCCGTGGACGGATCCCGCGGTCTCCCGCGCCGCGACGGTGCACCTCGGCGGACGGCTCGAGGAGATCAGATCGGCCGAGGCTGACGTGGCGGCAGGTCGCCATCCGGACCGTCCGTACGTCCTCCTCGTCCAGCACACGCTGTTCGACCCGAGTCGAGCGCCCGCCGGGAAGCACACCGCCTGGGCCTACTGCCACGTACCGAATGGCTCGACCGTCGACATGACCGACCGGATTGAATCGCAGATCGAGCGCTTCGCGCCCGGATTCCGGGGTCTGGTCCTGGCGCGATCGGCGCGCGACAGCCGGACGATGGAGGAGTACGACGAGAACACCGTCGGCGGCGACATCAACGGCGGGCTGCAGGACCTGGGCCAGCTCATCTTCCGGCCGACCCCACGCCTCGACCCCTACGCGACACCCGTCCGAGGGCTCTATCTCTGCTCGTCGTCGACGCCACCCGGCGGCGGCGTGCACGGGATGTCCGGCTACCACGCCGCGCGGTCCGTCCTGCGACGGGAGTTTCGGTAG
- the tmk gene encoding dTMP kinase, protein MRRGATSIGRFITFEGPDGSGKTTQAARLHATLREAGFAATLTREPGGTTTGERIREILLDRRSRSSDGRSDALLFNAARAQLVAEVVRPAIARGDLVISARFADSTLAYQGYGAGLPLDELRALERFATGGLVPDLTILLDLPVSAGLARKAGDEITRFEAAYDAAFHGRVGAGFRAIAAADPGRIAVVDATGSADLVFARVLAMVAARLPELAIEARPPEPVANAELAANQELAANPEPVANRDRTAADGERQPGEPERPRLRITT, encoded by the coding sequence ATGCGGCGTGGAGCGACCTCGATCGGGCGCTTCATCACGTTCGAGGGACCCGACGGATCTGGCAAGACGACCCAGGCGGCGCGACTCCACGCCACACTCCGCGAGGCGGGTTTCGCCGCCACGCTCACCCGGGAACCCGGCGGGACCACCACCGGCGAACGCATTCGCGAGATCCTCCTCGACCGACGATCACGGTCATCGGACGGACGGTCCGACGCCCTCCTCTTCAACGCGGCCCGCGCCCAGCTCGTTGCCGAAGTCGTCCGACCGGCCATCGCCCGTGGTGACCTTGTGATCAGTGCCCGGTTCGCGGACTCCACGCTCGCCTACCAGGGATACGGAGCGGGGCTTCCCCTCGACGAGCTCCGTGCGCTCGAACGGTTCGCCACCGGCGGGCTTGTACCCGACCTTACGATCCTCCTCGACCTGCCGGTGTCCGCCGGACTGGCACGCAAGGCCGGCGACGAGATCACCCGCTTCGAGGCCGCCTACGATGCCGCGTTCCATGGTCGGGTCGGGGCTGGGTTCCGTGCCATCGCGGCCGCCGACCCCGGTCGCATCGCCGTGGTCGACGCGACCGGATCCGCGGACCTGGTGTTCGCGAGGGTGCTCGCGATGGTCGCTGCCCGACTCCCGGAACTCGCGATCGAGGCCCGGCCCCCCGAGCCCGTCGCGAACGCGGAGCTCGCCGCGAACCAGGAGCTCGCCGCGAACCCCGAGCCCGTCGCGAATCGGGATCGCACCGCTGCCGACGGGGAGCGCCAGCCCGGTGAACCGGAGCGGCCCCGTCTGCGCATCACCACGTGA
- a CDS encoding TldD/PmbA family protein, whose amino-acid sequence MRELTDRALDTAARRGATYADVRIVRRLDESISVKSGRLEGASSGESEGFGVRVLVDGAWGFAASHRLETPEIDRVAAEAVRIARASATALRRAVALDDRPAAHGTYETPVAEDPFTVPLEAKIGDLLAADAAMNRVKGLAYTESMYAAQREWKTFAASDGSFTEQTITHVGSAVEANAVDGDEHQRRSYPDNGGGWQAAGYEHVRRLDLLGNAEAYADEAVALLSAPQCPPGRRTIVLDPSQLYMQIHESCGHPTELDRVFGTEASYAGTSFLTTDKLESGFRYGSDLVTIVADATAAGGMGTFGWDDEGVAAQSVPLIREGILAGYLTSRETAPRIGRRSGGAMRADGWNRIPLIRMTNINLLPVAGMSLDDIVADTDDGLYLAQCRSWSIDDRRLNFQFATEVAYEIKGGRKGRLLKNPTYTGITYELWRSCDAVGDASSYRMLGTPNCGKGEPGQAGHIGHAVSGARFRNVQVGVLD is encoded by the coding sequence ATGCGCGAGCTCACGGACCGAGCGCTCGACACGGCCGCCCGGCGTGGGGCGACGTACGCCGACGTACGCATCGTCCGCCGGCTCGACGAGTCGATCTCGGTGAAGTCCGGTCGACTCGAAGGCGCCTCGTCCGGGGAAAGCGAAGGGTTCGGCGTTCGCGTCCTCGTCGACGGCGCGTGGGGCTTCGCGGCGTCGCATCGGCTCGAAACACCGGAGATCGACCGGGTCGCGGCAGAGGCGGTCCGCATCGCCCGGGCCTCGGCGACCGCCCTTCGCCGGGCCGTCGCCCTCGACGACCGACCAGCGGCCCACGGTACCTACGAGACGCCGGTGGCGGAGGACCCGTTCACCGTCCCGCTCGAGGCCAAGATCGGCGACCTCCTTGCGGCGGACGCGGCGATGAACCGGGTGAAGGGCCTCGCCTACACGGAGTCCATGTACGCCGCGCAGCGTGAATGGAAGACGTTCGCCGCTTCGGACGGCAGCTTCACCGAGCAGACGATCACGCACGTGGGATCGGCCGTCGAGGCGAATGCGGTCGACGGAGACGAGCACCAGCGGCGGAGTTATCCGGACAACGGCGGCGGTTGGCAGGCGGCGGGTTACGAGCACGTCCGCCGGCTCGACCTCCTCGGCAACGCCGAGGCCTATGCGGACGAGGCGGTCGCACTCCTCTCCGCACCGCAGTGCCCGCCCGGGCGGCGGACGATCGTCCTCGATCCCTCGCAGCTGTACATGCAGATCCATGAGTCGTGCGGCCATCCGACCGAGCTCGACCGGGTCTTCGGGACGGAGGCGAGCTACGCAGGGACGAGCTTCCTCACGACGGACAAGCTGGAGTCGGGCTTTCGCTACGGATCCGACCTCGTCACGATCGTCGCCGACGCAACGGCAGCGGGGGGCATGGGCACGTTCGGCTGGGACGACGAGGGCGTGGCGGCGCAGTCCGTGCCACTCATCCGCGAAGGGATCCTCGCCGGCTACCTCACGAGCCGCGAGACGGCGCCGCGGATCGGGCGGCGGTCTGGCGGCGCGATGCGGGCGGATGGATGGAACCGCATCCCGCTCATCCGGATGACGAACATCAACCTCCTGCCGGTCGCGGGGATGAGCCTCGACGACATCGTCGCCGACACGGATGACGGGCTCTACCTCGCCCAGTGCCGGAGCTGGTCGATCGACGACCGCCGCCTCAACTTCCAGTTCGCCACGGAGGTCGCCTACGAGATCAAGGGCGGCAGGAAGGGCCGGCTCCTCAAGAACCCGACGTACACCGGCATCACGTACGAGCTGTGGCGATCGTGCGACGCGGTGGGCGACGCGTCGAGCTACCGGATGCTCGGGACGCCCAACTGCGGCAAGGGTGAGCCGGGCCAGGCCGGCCACATCGGCCACGCGGTCTCCGGCGCCCGCTTCCGCAACGTCCAGGTCGGGGTCCTCGACTGA
- a CDS encoding TldD/PmbA family protein: protein MGSTPPGEWLAVAERVVALAMAAGATEAEALVSADDAQLTRFANSEIHQNVAETSVGCNLRFVVGKRIGVASTGRLHDDGLRRLVERAGAIARHVEELEDWAGLPEPAGPILDLPAAFATGTASSSPEERAAGARAVIAAADAAGVTAYGSFATTTERLAVANSRDVRAAGERTWSQLITVSMGPDGGTGYAESAAVDATAIDAAALGREAAAKARATAAARPIEPGDYPVVLEEYAVVDLLDMLGYLGFSALAVQEERSFVEIGKRVGSDLVTIWDDGADPAGLPMAFDYEGLAKRRVSLIDHGVCRGLVYDAQTAARAGVHSTGHGLPAPNPYGPFPLNMLMAPGTTPRDELIGGLDRGLLVTRFHYTNPVHPKLAIVTGMTRDGTFLVEGGRIVAPVRNLRFTQSYLEAIAGVSAVASERRTLKGFLGGVVVPAVRIDAFTFTGATEH from the coding sequence ATGGGCTCGACGCCTCCCGGGGAGTGGCTCGCCGTCGCCGAACGGGTGGTCGCCCTCGCGATGGCGGCCGGGGCGACGGAGGCGGAGGCGCTCGTGAGCGCGGACGATGCCCAGCTCACCCGATTCGCCAACAGCGAGATCCACCAGAACGTCGCAGAGACGAGCGTCGGCTGCAACCTCCGATTCGTCGTCGGAAAGCGGATCGGCGTCGCCTCGACCGGGCGACTCCACGATGACGGTCTGCGTCGCCTCGTCGAACGGGCCGGCGCGATCGCCCGGCACGTCGAGGAGCTCGAGGATTGGGCCGGGCTTCCGGAGCCGGCCGGACCGATCCTCGACCTTCCGGCGGCCTTCGCCACCGGTACCGCGTCATCCTCGCCGGAGGAACGCGCTGCCGGAGCGCGAGCGGTGATCGCCGCAGCCGACGCAGCGGGCGTGACCGCCTACGGGTCGTTCGCGACCACCACCGAGCGACTCGCGGTCGCCAACAGCAGGGACGTCCGCGCGGCGGGCGAACGGACATGGTCGCAGCTCATCACCGTCTCGATGGGACCGGACGGCGGTACCGGCTACGCGGAGTCGGCCGCGGTGGACGCGACCGCGATCGACGCGGCGGCCCTCGGCCGGGAGGCGGCCGCGAAGGCGCGAGCGACAGCGGCTGCCCGCCCGATCGAGCCGGGCGACTACCCGGTCGTCCTCGAGGAGTATGCGGTCGTCGATCTCCTCGACATGCTCGGCTACCTCGGCTTCAGCGCCCTCGCCGTCCAGGAGGAGCGGTCGTTCGTCGAGATCGGGAAGCGGGTCGGCTCGGACCTCGTCACGATCTGGGACGACGGGGCGGACCCGGCAGGCCTGCCGATGGCGTTCGACTACGAGGGTCTCGCGAAGCGAAGGGTCTCGCTCATCGATCATGGCGTATGCCGCGGCCTGGTCTACGACGCGCAGACCGCGGCGCGGGCGGGAGTCCACTCGACCGGCCACGGCCTGCCGGCCCCGAACCCCTACGGACCGTTCCCCCTCAACATGCTCATGGCGCCCGGGACGACGCCTCGAGACGAGCTCATCGGCGGCCTGGACCGGGGCCTCCTCGTCACGCGCTTCCACTACACGAACCCCGTCCATCCGAAGCTCGCGATCGTCACCGGGATGACCCGCGACGGGACCTTCCTCGTCGAGGGCGGCCGGATCGTCGCTCCCGTCCGCAACCTCCGGTTCACGCAGAGCTACCTCGAGGCGATCGCCGGCGTCTCGGCCGTCGCGAGCGAGCGGCGGACACTCAAGGGGTTCCTCGGCGGGGTGGTCGTGCCGGCTGTCCGGATCGACGCGTTCACGTTCACCGGCGCGACCGAGCACTGA
- a CDS encoding AAA family ATPase: MGDDVTLPDRGREAMDDLDLLLSALPDEVVAAVHALADQSTLIEVVMDLGRRPEARFPNSEVTLLEREITEADIAHVVDHIGSFGDDNRAGIERTLHRISAIRNRSGKVVGLTCRIGKAVFGTIEIIVDFVESGKSILIMGRPGIGKTTMLREAARVLADDLGKRVVVVDTSNEIAGDGDIPHPAIGKARRMQVRTPSMQHEVMIEAVENHMPQIIVIDEIGTELEAQAARTIAERGVQLIGTAHGNNLDNLMLNPTLSDLIGGIQSVTLGDEEARRRRTQKSVLERKAPPTFDVIIEIQDRERVVVHGDVAETVDSLLRGEAVAPELRWRDEEGVHRSQSRPRPSPRDQLGAERFAGLIGSGQPWRMEPGWRGEGTYRTGGRIAAGGSGYREADRGGFRPGYRPGASGGWRQTRGGSSRESAPRGPAPEGGRPSGALGGPAREPLEPGSSHGIIQGERFAAPPTGAMRGAGGLSVVATNGPFIAGEIADRGPLERPAGALDTPADVRARDARERQRQREWREQAARAIGALRVEEGTRPINADEIAAAADLALVSGLVDDFEPEEPEEADEGEGDAGPLGAGSAAILRVDGAGTLPTIRVLPQGLSRKRLELAVRELQLPVLIARDVDDADVVMTLKNEYRQKTPLLREAEERAMPIYVLKDNTTQQIQASLTSIFALELDPREAAMRETEEAIDIVLHRSEPVELSPQNAYIRRLQHQMAERANLVSRSRGREPYRRVRLYPDVARSAWR, translated from the coding sequence ATGGGAGACGACGTGACACTGCCGGACCGTGGCCGCGAGGCGATGGACGATCTCGACCTCCTGCTCTCCGCTCTCCCGGACGAGGTCGTGGCGGCTGTTCATGCCCTGGCGGACCAGTCGACCCTCATCGAGGTCGTCATGGACCTCGGCCGCCGCCCGGAGGCGCGCTTTCCGAACAGCGAGGTGACGCTCCTCGAACGGGAGATCACGGAGGCGGACATCGCCCACGTCGTCGACCATATCGGGAGCTTCGGGGACGACAACCGGGCGGGCATCGAGCGGACCCTCCACCGGATCAGCGCGATCCGGAACCGCAGCGGCAAGGTCGTCGGATTGACCTGCCGGATCGGCAAGGCCGTCTTCGGGACGATCGAGATCATCGTCGACTTCGTCGAGTCGGGGAAGAGCATCCTCATCATGGGCCGTCCCGGCATCGGCAAGACGACGATGCTCCGCGAGGCGGCCCGGGTCCTCGCCGACGACCTCGGCAAGCGGGTCGTCGTCGTCGACACGAGCAATGAGATCGCCGGCGACGGCGACATCCCTCATCCGGCGATCGGCAAGGCCCGCCGGATGCAGGTCCGGACGCCGTCGATGCAGCACGAGGTGATGATCGAGGCGGTCGAGAACCACATGCCGCAGATCATCGTGATCGACGAGATCGGCACGGAGCTGGAGGCGCAGGCCGCCCGCACGATCGCCGAACGCGGTGTCCAGCTCATCGGCACCGCACACGGCAACAACCTCGACAACCTCATGCTCAACCCGACGCTGTCCGATCTCATCGGCGGGATCCAGAGCGTCACCCTCGGCGACGAGGAGGCCCGCCGGCGACGGACCCAGAAGAGCGTCCTGGAGCGGAAGGCGCCGCCGACCTTCGACGTCATCATCGAGATCCAGGATCGGGAACGGGTCGTCGTCCACGGCGATGTCGCCGAGACCGTCGACTCGCTCCTTCGCGGCGAGGCCGTCGCGCCTGAGCTCCGCTGGCGCGACGAGGAGGGCGTCCACCGATCGCAGTCGCGGCCGCGCCCATCGCCACGCGACCAGCTCGGTGCCGAGCGGTTCGCCGGGCTCATCGGCTCGGGACAGCCATGGCGGATGGAGCCGGGCTGGCGTGGCGAGGGGACGTACCGGACGGGCGGCCGCATCGCCGCCGGAGGCAGCGGCTATCGCGAAGCGGATCGGGGCGGCTTCCGGCCCGGCTATCGGCCGGGAGCCTCCGGCGGCTGGCGCCAGACGCGGGGCGGCTCGAGCCGCGAGAGTGCGCCCCGGGGACCCGCCCCGGAGGGTGGCCGACCGAGCGGTGCGCTCGGTGGCCCCGCGAGGGAGCCGCTCGAGCCCGGGTCGTCGCACGGGATCATCCAGGGCGAGCGGTTCGCGGCGCCGCCGACCGGCGCCATGCGCGGTGCCGGCGGCCTGAGCGTCGTCGCCACCAACGGTCCGTTCATCGCTGGCGAGATCGCCGACCGCGGTCCGCTCGAGCGACCGGCCGGCGCGCTCGACACGCCGGCGGACGTTCGGGCCCGCGATGCCCGGGAGCGGCAGCGGCAGCGGGAGTGGCGCGAGCAGGCGGCGCGCGCGATCGGCGCCCTGCGGGTCGAGGAGGGAACGCGTCCGATCAACGCCGACGAGATCGCGGCGGCCGCCGATCTGGCACTGGTCTCCGGGTTGGTGGACGACTTCGAGCCGGAGGAGCCGGAGGAGGCGGACGAAGGCGAGGGCGACGCCGGCCCACTCGGCGCCGGGTCCGCAGCGATCCTTCGGGTGGACGGTGCGGGGACGCTTCCGACCATCCGTGTCCTCCCGCAGGGCCTGAGCCGCAAGCGCCTCGAGCTGGCCGTCCGCGAGCTCCAGCTGCCCGTCCTCATCGCTCGCGACGTCGACGATGCGGACGTCGTCATGACCCTCAAGAACGAGTACCGCCAGAAGACTCCGCTCCTCCGCGAAGCCGAGGAACGGGCCATGCCGATCTACGTCCTCAAGGACAACACGACCCAGCAGATCCAGGCGAGCCTGACCTCCATCTTCGCCCTCGAGCTCGATCCCCGGGAGGCGGCGATGCGGGAGACGGAGGAGGCGATCGACATCGTGCTGCACCGCTCCGAGCCGGTCGAACTCTCGCCACAGAACGCCTACATTCGGCGGCTTCAGCACCAGATGGCCGAGCGGGCGAACCTCGTCTCCCGATCGCGCGGCCGCGAGCCCTATCGGCGGGTCCGGCTGTACCCGGACGTCGCTCGGAGCGCCTGGCGGTAG
- a CDS encoding anti-sigma factor, translating into MTCDEARDLAPAYVLGALERDEEQTVRGHLATCPHAHEEFAELGSVVPALDVPIELVEPPASLRDRIMAAAAVDLAERRSAPSSMAAAAVDLAERRSAPSSMAAAAVDLAERRSAPPSIAPARAGLGRPRFAWAIGIAAVLAIVALGAWNVALRAQLDSATAYRQAVGQVLAAAAAPGSHTAVLSSRDNPGRAGLAAIAADGSVHVVMHGLAPTTGGHVYEAWVIAGSAAPTPIGSFTVGPDGTGSLTGAGPGAAGVTVALTLEPGPGATTPTLPIVSSGVAGSSS; encoded by the coding sequence ATGACGTGCGACGAGGCCCGCGATTTGGCACCCGCCTACGTGCTCGGCGCCCTCGAGCGAGACGAGGAGCAGACGGTGCGCGGCCATCTGGCCACCTGCCCGCACGCGCATGAGGAGTTCGCCGAGCTCGGCTCGGTCGTGCCGGCCCTCGATGTGCCGATCGAGCTCGTGGAGCCCCCCGCATCGCTCCGCGATCGGATCATGGCGGCTGCCGCGGTCGATCTCGCTGAGCGGCGGAGCGCGCCGTCATCCATGGCGGCTGCCGCGGTCGATCTCGCTGAGCGGCGGAGCGCGCCGTCATCCATGGCGGCTGCCGCGGTCGATCTCGCTGAGCGGCGGAGCGCGCCGCCATCCATCGCTCCCGCACGAGCAGGGCTCGGACGACCGCGCTTCGCCTGGGCGATCGGGATCGCCGCCGTGCTCGCGATCGTCGCGCTGGGAGCGTGGAATGTGGCCCTTCGCGCGCAGCTCGACAGCGCCACCGCATATCGGCAGGCCGTCGGGCAGGTGCTCGCCGCCGCCGCCGCGCCCGGCAGTCACACCGCCGTCCTGTCGAGCAGGGACAATCCCGGTCGTGCGGGCCTCGCCGCGATCGCAGCCGACGGCTCCGTGCACGTGGTCATGCACGGCCTCGCCCCGACGACCGGCGGCCACGTCTACGAAGCCTGGGTCATCGCGGGCTCTGCGGCCCCGACCCCGATCGGATCGTTCACGGTGGGTCCGGACGGGACCGGATCGCTGACCGGGGCCGGCCCGGGCGCGGCCGGGGTGACGGTGGCGCTGACGCTCGAGCCGGGGCCCGGGGCGACGACGCCGACGCTCCCGATCGTGTCGAGCGGGGTCGCCGGAAGCTCTTCCTAG